The proteins below are encoded in one region of Paraburkholderia phenazinium:
- a CDS encoding Dps family protein — MAKKETVQHINIGISDKDRKKIADGLSHLLADTYTLYLKTHNFHWNVTGPMFNTLHLMFETQYTELALAVDLIAERIRALGVHAPGSYKEFAKLSSIPEADGVPAAEEMIRQLVEGQEAVVRTARGIFPATEAANDEPTADLLTQRMQTHEKTAWMLRAMLA, encoded by the coding sequence ATGGCCAAAAAAGAAACCGTACAACACATCAATATCGGCATTAGCGACAAGGATCGCAAGAAGATCGCGGACGGCCTGTCGCATCTGCTGGCGGACACGTACACGCTGTACCTGAAGACCCACAATTTTCACTGGAACGTCACGGGTCCGATGTTCAACACGCTGCACCTCATGTTCGAGACGCAATACACCGAACTGGCGCTGGCTGTCGATCTGATCGCTGAGCGGATCCGTGCGCTGGGCGTGCATGCGCCGGGCAGCTACAAGGAATTCGCGAAGCTGTCGTCGATTCCGGAGGCGGATGGCGTGCCGGCAGCGGAAGAGATGATCCGTCAGCTGGTGGAAGGCCAGGAAGCCGTGGTGCGTACCGCGCGCGGGATTTTCCCGGCAACCGAAGCGGCCAACGACGAACCGACCGCCGACCTGTTGACGCAGCGCATGCAGACGCACGAAAAGACCGCGTGGATGCTGCGCGCGATGCTGGCGTAA
- the dps gene encoding DNA starvation/stationary phase protection protein Dps gives MSLHSTRNTLAEAIRRKSVDLLGQSLVTAIDVQRQAKQAHWNVKGPNFIALHLLFDEVHTAAIEWADLSAERLVALGGTADGRVQHVADKTQLESYPLELTDGTDHVRQISAALAKYGQQTVAAINESGDAGDPSTSDLFTEISRAVDDYLWKVEAHNYAK, from the coding sequence ATGTCACTTCATTCCACCCGCAATACGTTGGCCGAAGCGATTCGGCGCAAGTCTGTCGATCTGCTCGGTCAGTCGCTCGTCACCGCGATTGACGTGCAACGGCAGGCTAAGCAGGCACACTGGAACGTGAAGGGTCCGAATTTCATCGCGCTGCATCTGCTGTTCGACGAGGTTCACACGGCCGCTATCGAGTGGGCCGATCTGAGCGCCGAGCGCCTGGTTGCACTTGGTGGTACGGCCGATGGCCGGGTCCAACACGTGGCCGATAAAACGCAGCTCGAGTCGTATCCGCTGGAGTTGACGGATGGCACCGACCACGTTCGCCAAATCTCGGCGGCGCTTGCGAAATACGGGCAGCAAACCGTAGCAGCGATCAACGAGTCAGGTGATGCTGGAGACCCGTCGACCTCCGATCTGTTCACGGAAATTTCGCGCGCAGTCGATGATTATCTGTGGAAGGTCGAAGCCCACAACTACGCAAAGTAG
- a CDS encoding catalase, translating into MSESKLTSAAGASVADNQNSMTAGARGPVVLQDVWLLEKLAHFDREVIPERRVHAKGSGAFGTLKVTHDISRFTKANVFAQVGKETPLFMRFSTVAGERGAADAERDVRGFSIKFYTEEGNWDIVGNNTPVFFIRDPLKFPDFIHTQKRDPYTNMRSNVAAWDFWSRHPESLHQVTILMSDRGIPQNYRQMHGFGSHTFSFINANDERFWVKFHFKSMQGIENYTDAEAAQVVAQDRESAQRDLIDNIDNGNFPKWRFCIQVMPEADALTYRYNPFDITKVWPYKDYPLIDVGTIELNRNAQNYFADVEQAAFTPANVVPGIGFSPDRLLQGRLFSYGDTQRYRLGINHHQIPVNASRVQRQHSFHRDGAMRTDGNLGSTANYEPNRFGDFAQDRNASEPPLAAGAVDRYDHREDEDYYSQPAALFRLFDAAQRERFFGNIARHINGVPQEILARQLEHFRRIDPAYAEGVIAGLATLNEKAK; encoded by the coding sequence ATGTCCGAAAGCAAACTTACCTCGGCAGCCGGCGCATCTGTCGCCGACAACCAGAATTCGATGACGGCCGGCGCCCGCGGCCCCGTGGTGTTGCAAGACGTTTGGCTGCTCGAAAAGCTGGCGCACTTCGACCGCGAAGTGATCCCTGAGCGCCGTGTGCACGCGAAAGGCTCGGGCGCGTTCGGCACGCTGAAGGTTACGCACGACATTTCGCGCTTCACGAAGGCGAACGTGTTCGCGCAGGTCGGCAAGGAAACCCCGCTCTTCATGCGCTTTTCGACGGTAGCTGGCGAGCGCGGCGCCGCCGACGCCGAACGCGATGTGCGCGGCTTCTCGATCAAGTTCTACACGGAAGAGGGCAACTGGGACATTGTTGGCAACAACACGCCCGTGTTCTTCATCCGCGATCCGCTCAAGTTTCCGGACTTCATTCACACGCAAAAGCGCGATCCGTACACAAACATGCGCAGCAACGTGGCGGCGTGGGACTTCTGGTCGCGTCATCCGGAATCGTTGCATCAGGTGACGATCCTGATGAGCGATCGCGGTATTCCGCAGAACTACCGTCAGATGCACGGCTTCGGTTCGCACACGTTCTCGTTCATCAACGCGAACGATGAGCGCTTCTGGGTGAAGTTCCACTTCAAGTCGATGCAGGGTATCGAAAACTACACCGACGCCGAAGCGGCGCAAGTCGTTGCGCAAGACCGTGAAAGCGCACAGCGCGATCTGATCGACAACATCGATAACGGCAACTTTCCGAAATGGCGTTTCTGCATTCAGGTGATGCCGGAAGCCGATGCGCTCACGTATCGCTACAACCCGTTCGATATCACCAAGGTGTGGCCGTACAAGGACTATCCGCTGATCGATGTCGGCACGATCGAGCTGAACCGCAACGCGCAGAACTACTTTGCCGATGTGGAGCAGGCCGCCTTCACGCCGGCCAACGTGGTGCCGGGCATCGGCTTCTCTCCGGACCGTTTGCTGCAGGGGCGTCTGTTTTCGTACGGCGATACCCAGCGTTACCGGCTCGGGATCAATCACCACCAGATCCCGGTGAACGCGTCGCGCGTGCAGCGTCAGCATTCGTTCCATCGTGACGGCGCGATGCGTACTGACGGGAACCTCGGTAGCACAGCGAACTACGAGCCGAATCGCTTCGGCGATTTCGCGCAGGACCGCAACGCGTCCGAACCGCCGCTTGCTGCGGGTGCCGTGGACCGTTACGACCATCGTGAGGACGAGGACTACTACAGCCAGCCGGCTGCACTGTTCCGCCTGTTCGATGCGGCGCAACGCGAACGCTTCTTCGGCAACATCGCGCGCCATATCAATGGCGTGCCGCAGGAGATCCTTGCGCGGCAGCTTGAGCATTTCCGCCGGATCGATCCGGCGTACGCAGAAGGGGTGATCGCCGGGTTGGCGACGCTCAATGAGAAAGCGAAGTAA